A region of Candidatus Aquicultor sp. DNA encodes the following proteins:
- a CDS encoding S8 family peptidase yields the protein MSLKGNATGMRFRVLAYFLIINLITLPAASFAFTGIVASTADNNTVATPATIGSSPNDVPFVNQSADNLTITNSGMGESTATGPDAGNVVPGEIIVKFKKSTSETEVSAATKKTGTQAVDRIKSIKAVCVKVPANRSIHEVIGEYESMGNVEYAEPVHYVHALAVTPNDTFFANQWPLVRMKAPQAWDVTTGDPVTVAVVDTGVDYNHPDLVGKVINGYDFINNDNDAMDDYWHGTHVAGTIATASNNGAGIAGVSWGARILAVKALGSDGSGDDFTVSDGIRYAADHGAKIINLSLGGYGYSVTMAQAVAYAQGKGCIIVAAAGNDDIDDPLYPAACKNVIGVAATDRNDVKASYSNHGWAVDVAAPGGDGDLNVAPEDGVLSCLASCKHDGDYAYAEGPSMATSHVAGLAALIAGKYPGKTTDELTRLIMESVDDLGAAGRDDTYGYGRINAQKAVTTDVTSLEETDTAMSYSGAWASTA from the coding sequence TTGTCGTTGAAAGGTAACGCCACGGGCATGCGATTTCGCGTTTTAGCCTATTTTCTAATAATAAATCTGATAACTTTGCCTGCAGCATCGTTTGCATTTACGGGAATTGTGGCAAGTACGGCAGATAACAATACTGTTGCAACACCGGCAACCATAGGTTCTAGCCCTAACGACGTACCGTTTGTTAACCAAAGCGCCGACAATCTAACCATAACCAACTCAGGTATGGGCGAATCAACAGCTACCGGACCTGATGCGGGCAACGTAGTGCCCGGGGAAATCATCGTAAAATTTAAGAAATCGACAAGCGAAACAGAGGTCTCCGCCGCAACGAAAAAAACCGGCACGCAAGCGGTTGACCGGATAAAGAGTATAAAAGCCGTATGCGTAAAAGTACCGGCCAACCGCTCCATTCACGAAGTTATCGGCGAGTACGAATCGATGGGAAACGTGGAGTATGCCGAACCCGTCCATTACGTGCATGCGCTCGCGGTAACCCCGAACGACACATTTTTCGCCAACCAGTGGCCGCTCGTGCGGATGAAAGCGCCGCAAGCTTGGGATGTGACAACCGGCGACCCGGTTACGGTTGCCGTCGTTGATACCGGCGTCGACTATAACCACCCCGACCTGGTAGGGAAGGTAATCAACGGCTACGATTTTATAAACAACGATAACGATGCGATGGACGATTACTGGCACGGTACGCATGTGGCCGGCACAATCGCCACAGCATCGAATAATGGGGCAGGCATAGCCGGTGTTTCCTGGGGCGCGCGCATTCTCGCCGTAAAGGCGCTCGGTTCTGACGGCTCGGGGGATGATTTCACTGTTTCAGACGGCATACGCTATGCCGCCGACCACGGCGCTAAAATCATCAATTTAAGCCTCGGCGGCTACGGCTATTCCGTGACGATGGCCCAAGCTGTTGCCTATGCGCAGGGGAAAGGGTGCATCATCGTTGCCGCTGCCGGAAACGATGATATCGATGATCCGCTCTATCCTGCCGCGTGCAAAAATGTAATCGGCGTTGCGGCAACCGACCGCAATGACGTTAAAGCATCGTACTCCAATCATGGCTGGGCGGTCGATGTTGCGGCTCCGGGCGGCGACGGCGATCTCAACGTCGCACCCGAGGACGGCGTCTTGAGCTGCTTAGCGAGCTGCAAACATGATGGAGACTATGCGTATGCCGAAGGCCCCTCCATGGCAACCTCGCACGTAGCGGGCCTCGCCGCGCTTATCGCCGGCAAGTATCCGGGAAAAACAACAGATGAACTAACCCGTCTAATTATGGAATCGGTCGACGACCTCGGAGCAGCGGGGCGCGACGACACCTACGGTTACGGGCGAATCAATGCCCAAAAAGCGGTTACAACCGACGTCACGAGCCTCGAAGAAACCGACACGGCAATGAGTTATTCCGGCGCATGGGCGAGTACCGCCTAG
- a CDS encoding Ig-like domain-containing protein — MQKKFRLIALLLVCALVLTLVPVYPAAAEQSSSTPTVEQTAATSAEQTTEVTTSATTQEVTGQNDTTTTVIKEETDTAAAYTGSWETTSSSDASGGTYTYSNDTSASAAFSFYGTEVAWIAGTSSSAGIAKVKVDGTYQQDVDLYGDEAFQRPVYNKTGLELGIHTITITVSGLKNESSTGTGINIDAFKVVAPVITAPPGSPILPVTEEPPVPPVIAPEDTTSPSILITGPQENSTISDKTPVLSFAVSEPATVTVTLDDVAVETRNGDELPALSEETHAVTITATDPSGNQGTASTTFKVDTTAPTASASLASGLFNALQHVTLTASEDAVIYYTVDGTPPSAMSTRYLGTPIPIVATTALEFMAVDTAGNRSPIYTERYAIDTNAPVIIGSDPIGGLVEVPVDKTITVAFREPVRAGASYEAISIKDVNGVTVAATTNIHGNTLTITPNANLAHGAGYTVSVPVDAIQDAAGNTLTEPFGVTFITSVLPDTTAPSLTITSPVSGSIINNNTPSLQYFIDDPSATVFVTVNGIAVDKISGDELDTLTEGVNTVRIKAIDSSGNSSVADAVFTVDTIAPGASAMPKGDIYRRGQSVELSASEAATLYYTTDGTAPDMTSNVYVGVPININETATLKFMAVDVAGNQSPVYSETYTIDGTPPKVANTDPTDGATGVLLEPKITVTFSEPVQASDTYDKITLTTKEGKSVDFTKDIADGKLIIQPKSNLATNTHYVVTVPGGAVMDIAGNGFAEQYALSFITAKSPGEAASEQASLVNGANAQQAPLLSVKTAVRAVRTVVEFVGQIGERVKDVISSILKSLFGI, encoded by the coding sequence ATGCAGAAAAAATTCCGTTTGATAGCATTACTGCTCGTATGCGCGTTAGTGCTCACGCTGGTACCGGTCTATCCGGCTGCAGCGGAACAATCTTCAAGCACACCGACAGTAGAACAGACCGCAGCAACGTCGGCAGAACAAACAACCGAGGTCACAACTTCAGCTACGACGCAAGAAGTTACAGGGCAAAACGATACGACAACAACGGTCATCAAAGAAGAAACCGATACAGCTGCAGCATATACCGGCTCGTGGGAGACGACGAGTTCGAGCGATGCTAGCGGCGGCACCTACACGTATTCTAATGACACGAGCGCATCGGCGGCATTTTCGTTCTACGGTACGGAAGTAGCCTGGATCGCAGGCACATCGAGCTCCGCAGGGATCGCCAAAGTCAAGGTTGATGGTACCTATCAACAAGATGTCGATCTCTATGGCGACGAGGCTTTCCAGCGCCCCGTTTACAATAAGACTGGGCTTGAGCTCGGCATCCATACGATCACGATTACGGTGAGTGGTCTTAAAAACGAGAGCTCAACCGGTACCGGTATTAACATAGATGCGTTTAAAGTCGTCGCACCGGTTATAACGGCTCCACCGGGTTCACCGATTCTACCGGTTACTGAAGAACCACCGGTGCCTCCGGTTATAGCGCCCGAAGACACGACATCACCGAGCATTCTTATTACGGGGCCGCAAGAAAACAGCACGATAAGCGACAAAACCCCGGTTCTCTCATTTGCGGTAAGCGAGCCCGCTACCGTTACGGTAACACTCGATGATGTTGCGGTCGAGACGCGAAACGGCGACGAGCTCCCCGCGCTCTCAGAAGAAACGCACGCCGTTACAATTACCGCGACCGACCCATCGGGCAACCAGGGAACCGCGTCCACAACCTTTAAGGTGGATACCACGGCGCCGACGGCGAGCGCATCGTTAGCGAGCGGGCTGTTTAACGCGCTACAGCACGTAACATTAACGGCATCAGAAGACGCCGTAATCTACTACACAGTCGACGGCACACCGCCGTCGGCGATGAGCACGCGTTATCTTGGTACGCCGATTCCGATTGTCGCAACGACCGCGTTAGAGTTTATGGCTGTTGATACTGCGGGCAATAGGTCGCCGATTTATACCGAGCGCTATGCTATCGATACGAATGCGCCTGTTATTATTGGTTCCGATCCGATAGGCGGCTTAGTTGAGGTACCGGTCGATAAAACCATCACCGTAGCTTTCAGGGAACCGGTTCGCGCCGGTGCGTCGTACGAGGCCATCTCCATTAAAGACGTAAACGGAGTCACCGTTGCGGCTACGACAAATATCCACGGCAACACGCTTACGATTACACCGAATGCCAACCTGGCGCACGGCGCAGGCTATACCGTCAGCGTTCCGGTGGATGCCATACAAGACGCAGCCGGCAATACGCTCACGGAACCCTTCGGTGTTACCTTTATCACCAGCGTTCTTCCGGACACCACGGCGCCGAGCCTCACCATCACGTCACCGGTGAGCGGCAGTATAATAAATAACAACACCCCGAGCTTGCAATACTTTATCGATGACCCTTCGGCCACCGTTTTCGTCACCGTAAACGGCATCGCCGTTGATAAGATATCCGGCGATGAGCTCGACACGCTGACGGAAGGCGTTAACACGGTTCGCATCAAGGCGATCGATTCATCGGGCAATAGTAGCGTCGCCGATGCGGTCTTTACTGTCGACACAATCGCCCCCGGCGCCAGCGCGATGCCGAAAGGCGATATTTATAGAAGAGGTCAATCAGTAGAGCTCTCGGCATCAGAGGCCGCAACGTTATACTACACAACCGATGGTACCGCACCGGACATGACGAGCAACGTCTACGTCGGCGTTCCGATCAATATCAATGAAACAGCGACATTAAAATTCATGGCTGTCGATGTTGCCGGCAACCAGTCGCCGGTTTACAGCGAGACGTATACAATCGACGGCACGCCGCCCAAGGTGGCAAATACCGACCCTACTGACGGTGCGACCGGTGTTCTCTTAGAGCCGAAGATCACCGTAACGTTCAGTGAGCCTGTTCAGGCAAGTGACACATACGATAAGATCACCCTCACGACCAAGGAGGGGAAGAGCGTAGACTTCACCAAGGATATCGCTGACGGCAAGCTCATAATACAACCAAAGAGCAACCTCGCCACCAACACACACTACGTTGTTACAGTCCCCGGCGGGGCGGTAATGGATATAGCCGGTAACGGTTTTGCAGAACAATACGCGTTAAGCTTTATAACCGCGAAGTCGCCCGGTGAAGCTGCCAGCGAGCAAGCATCTTTGGTTAACGGTGCAAACGCACAGCAAGCACCGCTTCTCTCTGTGAAAACCGCGGTGCGTGCGGTTCGCACAGTTGTCGAGTTTGTAGGTCAGATCGGCGAGCGTGTAAAAGACGTTATCTCGTCAATCTTGAAGAGTTTGTTCGGAATCTAA